A single region of the Glycine max cultivar Williams 82 chromosome 20, Glycine_max_v4.0, whole genome shotgun sequence genome encodes:
- the LOC102666115 gene encoding VQ motif-containing protein 22: MTQTMSGPNDSWLQFYNQNSTPSIPDFTVSTANVTTTTIVAATSPSQDMLNSSSSGPTHLSPEGRVAKPTRRRSRASRRTPTTLLNTDTTNFRAMVQQFTGGPSAPYASNPSLAPHVLPNLMGFGFPSRPVPSPTTLVMTSSPPISYLQQQHMFQQQNQQYNLYSTGGGGTQGGGDSNNNRMFFQRLSNNNVNPIMSLPTSNVVVSNNNNRDGDGGAVNTHHGRFLPNTSSSS; the protein is encoded by the coding sequence ATGACCCAAACCATGTCAGGCCCAAATGACAGCTGGCTCCAATTCTACAACCAAAATTCCACACCTTCAATCCCTGACTTCACCGTGAGTACTGCTAATGTTACCACTACTACTATCGTTGCGGCCACGAGTCCTTCACAGGACATGTTGAATTCGAGTTCATCAGGCCCGACCCATTTAAGCCCGGAAGGGCGCGTGGCGAAGCCCACCCGCCGTCGCTCCCGGGCCTCGCGGCGAACTCCGACCACTCTGCTAAACACGGACACCACAAACTTCCGGGCCATGGTCCAACAATTCACCGGAGGCCCGAGTGCACCATATGCATCAAACCCATCATTGGCACCACATGTTTTGCCAAACCTCATGGGCTTTGGGTTCCCCTCACGCCCTGTTCCGAGCCCAACCACCCTCGTCATGACGTCATCACCCCCTATATCCTACCTTCAACAACAACACATGtttcagcagcaaaatcaacagTACAATTTGTATAGTACTGGTGGTGGTGGCACACAAGGTGGTGGagacagcaacaacaacagaatgTTTTTTCAGAGACTAAGTAACAACAACGTTAACCCTATAATGAGTCTTCCAACAAGCAATGTTGTTGTTAGCAATAATAACAACCGTGATGGTGATGGTGGGGCTGTGAATACGCATCATGGACGCTTCCTCCCGaacacttcttcttcttcttga